One Cellulomonas soli DNA window includes the following coding sequences:
- a CDS encoding aminoglycoside N(3)-acetyltransferase, whose protein sequence is MNGAAPGRPSASGPHLPADLATQLHALGVRPGGVLLVHASLRAIGTVVGGAQGVVLALEDVLDPAGTLVMPSQSWQLCDPQYLDDPQVPADRRDEVRDALPAYDPAWTPSRTMGAVAEVLRTQPGTLRSGHPHRSFVARGPAAADLLARHDLDDPVGEGSPLARVHALGGQVLLLGVGYDKCTALHLAEARSGLPASRVPNGAPMLLDGRRTWVRFEEPVVDDSDFLALGEAFAATRGERTGQVGGVTARLVEVRELVGFAAAWFARTRTAHLPSAVAG, encoded by the coding sequence GTGAACGGCGCAGCCCCGGGCCGGCCCTCCGCGTCGGGACCCCACCTGCCCGCGGACCTCGCCACGCAGCTGCACGCCCTCGGCGTCCGCCCCGGCGGGGTGCTCCTGGTGCACGCGAGCCTGCGCGCGATCGGCACGGTCGTCGGCGGCGCGCAGGGCGTGGTCCTCGCGCTCGAGGACGTGCTCGACCCCGCGGGCACCCTCGTGATGCCCAGCCAGTCGTGGCAGCTGTGCGACCCGCAGTACCTGGACGACCCGCAGGTCCCCGCCGACCGGCGCGACGAGGTACGTGACGCGTTGCCGGCCTACGACCCGGCGTGGACGCCGTCGCGCACCATGGGTGCGGTCGCCGAGGTGCTGCGCACCCAGCCCGGCACGCTGCGCTCCGGCCACCCGCACCGCTCGTTCGTGGCACGCGGGCCCGCTGCCGCCGATCTGCTGGCCCGGCACGACCTGGACGACCCCGTCGGCGAGGGCTCCCCGCTGGCCCGTGTGCACGCGCTGGGCGGTCAGGTGCTGCTGCTGGGCGTCGGGTACGACAAGTGCACCGCCCTGCACCTGGCCGAGGCCCGCTCCGGGCTGCCCGCCTCCCGGGTGCCCAACGGTGCGCCGATGCTGCTCGACGGACGCCGGACCTGGGTGCGCTTCGAGGAGCCCGTCGTCGACGACAGCGACTTCCTCGCGCTGGGCGAGGCCTTCGCCGCGACCCGTGGTGAACGCACCGGTCAGGTCGGGGGAGTCACGGCGCGGCTGGTCGAGGTGCGTGAGCTGGTGGGGTTCGCGGCCGCATGGTTCGCCCGGACGAGGACCGCGCACCTGCCGTCGGCCGTGGCCGGCTAG
- a CDS encoding glycoside hydrolase family 13 protein, translated as MTTLNPLTSDDTALAHAPGAPGTQWWRQAVIYQVYPRSFADASGDGIGDLPGITARLDHLADLGVDAVWLSPFYRSPQADAGYDVADYRDVDPLFGTLEDFDALLARAHALGLRVVVDLVPNHTSDEHVWFQAALAAGPGSPERERYLFRDGRGTDGAEPPNNWQSIFGGPAWTRTTDADGTPGQWYLHLFDSRQPDLNWEHVEVRAEFEDVLRFWLDRGVDGFRIDVAHGMVKEPGLPDWDGHVSMIEGSDQAATGGAQEADVDRADEVTGSGNAGPMFDQDGVHEIYRAWNRVLAGYAGDRALVAEAWVEPLSRLALYVRPDEMQQAFNFAFLAAGWHAAPLRDVITASYAVNDPVGAPTTWVLSNHDVVRHASRFGLADPGSRPNGIGHGDEQPDEELGLRRARAAALLMLALPGSAYVYQGEELGLPEHTALDDDLRQDPAFFRTQGSERGRDGCRVPLPWEQDAPAFGFSPSGVTWLPQPAAWSSYAADAQRGVAGSTYELYRAALAERRARGLGLGGLTWAREVDGEDVVAFHNGDLLVVANLGAQAVELPGDLRVVLASTDLPLGVGDSLLLPVDATVWAVRD; from the coding sequence GTGACGACCCTGAACCCCCTGACCAGCGACGACACCGCCCTCGCCCACGCCCCTGGCGCCCCGGGCACGCAGTGGTGGCGTCAGGCGGTCATCTACCAGGTGTACCCGCGCTCCTTCGCCGACGCGTCCGGCGACGGCATCGGCGACCTGCCCGGCATCACCGCACGGCTGGACCACCTGGCCGACCTGGGCGTCGACGCCGTCTGGCTCTCGCCGTTCTACCGCTCCCCGCAGGCCGACGCCGGCTACGACGTGGCCGACTACCGCGACGTCGACCCCCTGTTCGGCACGCTCGAGGACTTCGACGCGCTCCTGGCCCGCGCGCACGCGCTCGGTCTGCGCGTGGTCGTCGACCTCGTGCCGAACCACACCTCCGACGAGCACGTGTGGTTCCAGGCGGCACTCGCCGCCGGTCCCGGCTCGCCCGAGCGGGAGCGGTACCTCTTCCGCGACGGCCGCGGCACCGACGGCGCCGAACCGCCGAACAACTGGCAGTCGATCTTCGGCGGGCCGGCCTGGACGCGCACCACGGACGCCGACGGCACCCCCGGGCAGTGGTACCTGCACCTGTTCGACTCCCGGCAGCCCGACCTGAACTGGGAGCACGTCGAGGTGCGGGCCGAGTTCGAGGACGTCCTGCGGTTCTGGCTCGACCGGGGCGTCGACGGGTTCCGCATCGACGTCGCGCACGGCATGGTCAAGGAGCCCGGGCTTCCCGACTGGGACGGGCACGTCTCGATGATCGAGGGCAGCGACCAGGCGGCCACCGGCGGCGCGCAGGAGGCGGACGTCGACCGCGCCGACGAGGTGACCGGGTCGGGCAACGCCGGCCCGATGTTCGACCAGGACGGCGTGCACGAGATCTACCGGGCCTGGAACCGGGTGCTCGCCGGCTACGCAGGTGACCGGGCGCTCGTCGCGGAGGCGTGGGTCGAGCCCCTGTCCCGGCTCGCGCTGTACGTGCGACCCGACGAGATGCAGCAGGCGTTCAACTTCGCCTTCCTCGCCGCCGGCTGGCACGCCGCACCCCTGCGCGACGTCATCACCGCGTCCTACGCCGTCAACGACCCGGTCGGCGCCCCCACCACGTGGGTGCTGTCGAACCACGACGTGGTCCGGCACGCCTCCCGGTTCGGGCTTGCCGACCCCGGGTCGCGGCCCAACGGCATCGGGCACGGCGACGAGCAGCCCGACGAGGAGCTCGGCCTGCGGCGGGCCCGTGCCGCCGCGCTGCTCATGCTCGCGCTGCCCGGCTCGGCGTACGTCTACCAGGGCGAGGAGCTCGGCCTGCCCGAGCACACCGCGCTGGACGACGACCTGCGCCAGGACCCGGCGTTCTTCCGCACGCAGGGATCCGAGCGAGGCCGCGACGGCTGCCGCGTGCCGCTGCCGTGGGAGCAGGACGCACCTGCCTTCGGCTTCTCGCCCTCCGGCGTCACCTGGCTCCCCCAGCCCGCAGCGTGGTCGTCCTACGCCGCCGACGCCCAGCGTGGCGTCGCCGGCTCGACCTACGAGCTCTACCGCGCCGCTCTGGCCGAGCGCCGAGCCCGTGGCCTCGGCCTCGGCGGTCTGACCTGGGCCCGCGAGGTCGACGGCGAGGACGTGGTCGCGTTCCACAACGGCGATCTGCTCGTGGTCGCCAACCTCGGCGCGCAGGCCGTCGAGCTGCCCGGCGACCTGCGCGTCGTGCTCGCCTCGACGGACCTGCCGCTCGGCGTCGGGGACTCGCTGCTGCTGCCCGTCGACGCGACCGTGTGGGCGGTGCGGGACTGA
- a CDS encoding glycoside hydrolase family 13 protein has protein sequence MAHHLLDQPHHDGSEQYVPAGVPRLGDVVPVRFRVPASGTESALWVRTVRDGEPRMEPARLDRSDEHERWYVAEVPVHNPVTGYRALLVEPGGYRWLNGRGMHARDVPDAADFRLTVHDPAPAWLDDAVVYQVFPDRFARSSGHEGPPAGPLPDWALPASWSDEPIGEGPGTPRQLYGGDLPGIESRLAHLQRLGVDTLYLTPVFPSRSNHRYDASTFDHVDPLLGGDAAFASLSRAVHARGMRIIGDLTTNHTGAGHEWFARALADRTSQEAEFYYWQDAEPGYVAWLGHASLPKLDYRAASLARRMIEGLDSVIARGLREPYALDGWRIDVANMTGRYAADDVTHQVARTIRATMRAINPNSVLVSEHFHDAGTDLQAGGWHANMNYSAFTRPVWTWLVDPATTLDFLGLPARIPRRDARSMVDTMRDFDSAVPWNVTTHQWNMLGSHDTPRVRTVVGSRAAVEVAAGLLFTYPGTPAMFAGDEGGLTGRNGEHARVPMPWSQIDAGGGPGWDAATFEVFRRLIALRRSSRALRQGGLRWALVEDDAVAFLRETADERVLVLAARSPWSGARLPRHLLGRGAEPENLYGGAPLDVTAHGLVLPGDGPGVQVWRLP, from the coding sequence GTGGCGCACCACCTGCTCGACCAGCCGCACCACGACGGGTCCGAGCAGTACGTCCCCGCGGGCGTGCCCCGGCTCGGCGACGTCGTGCCGGTGCGGTTCCGCGTCCCGGCGAGCGGCACCGAGAGCGCCCTGTGGGTCCGCACCGTGCGTGACGGCGAACCCCGCATGGAGCCGGCACGCCTGGACCGGTCCGACGAGCACGAGCGCTGGTACGTGGCCGAGGTGCCCGTGCACAACCCGGTCACCGGGTACCGGGCGCTGCTCGTGGAACCGGGCGGGTACCGCTGGCTCAACGGGCGCGGCATGCACGCACGCGACGTGCCCGACGCCGCCGACTTCCGGCTCACCGTGCACGACCCGGCACCCGCCTGGCTCGACGACGCCGTGGTCTACCAGGTGTTCCCGGACCGGTTCGCCCGTTCCAGCGGTCACGAGGGGCCACCGGCCGGTCCGCTGCCCGACTGGGCGCTGCCGGCGTCGTGGTCGGACGAGCCGATCGGGGAGGGGCCCGGTACGCCGAGGCAGCTCTACGGCGGCGACCTGCCCGGCATCGAGTCGCGGCTGGCGCACCTGCAGCGGCTCGGGGTGGACACGCTCTACCTGACCCCGGTGTTCCCCTCGCGCTCCAACCACCGCTACGACGCGAGCACGTTCGACCATGTCGACCCGCTGCTCGGCGGCGACGCGGCGTTCGCCTCGCTCAGCCGCGCGGTGCACGCCCGCGGCATGCGGATCATCGGCGACCTGACCACCAACCACACGGGTGCCGGGCACGAGTGGTTCGCGCGTGCGCTCGCGGACCGGACCTCGCAGGAGGCCGAGTTCTACTACTGGCAGGACGCGGAGCCGGGGTACGTCGCCTGGCTCGGCCACGCCTCGTTGCCCAAGCTCGACTACCGCGCGGCCTCGCTGGCCCGCCGGATGATCGAGGGCCTCGACTCGGTCATCGCCCGCGGTCTGCGCGAGCCGTACGCGCTCGACGGCTGGCGCATCGACGTGGCGAACATGACCGGTCGCTACGCCGCCGACGACGTCACGCACCAGGTCGCCCGCACCATCCGCGCCACCATGCGGGCGATCAACCCGAACTCGGTGCTCGTCTCGGAGCACTTCCACGACGCCGGCACGGACCTGCAGGCCGGGGGCTGGCACGCCAACATGAACTACTCGGCGTTCACCCGCCCGGTGTGGACCTGGCTCGTGGACCCGGCGACGACGCTCGACTTCCTCGGGCTGCCCGCCCGGATCCCGCGGCGGGACGCCCGATCCATGGTGGACACCATGCGGGACTTCGACTCCGCCGTGCCGTGGAACGTCACGACCCACCAGTGGAACATGCTCGGCTCGCACGACACCCCCCGGGTGCGCACGGTCGTCGGGTCGCGCGCGGCCGTCGAGGTCGCGGCCGGTCTGCTGTTCACCTACCCCGGCACGCCCGCGATGTTCGCCGGCGACGAGGGCGGCCTGACAGGTCGCAACGGGGAGCACGCGCGCGTGCCCATGCCCTGGTCGCAGATCGACGCCGGAGGCGGTCCCGGATGGGACGCCGCGACGTTCGAGGTGTTCCGCCGGCTCATCGCGCTACGCCGCTCCTCGCGTGCGCTGCGGCAGGGCGGGCTGCGCTGGGCGCTCGTCGAGGACGACGCCGTGGCCTTCCTGCGCGAGACCGCCGACGAGCGGGTGCTCGTGCTCGCCGCGCGTTCCCCCTGGTCGGGGGCGCGCCTGCCGCGTCACCTGCTGGGTCGGGGCGCCGAGCCGGAGAACCTCTACGGCGGCGCACCGCTGGACGTCACTGCGCATGGCCTGGTGCTGCCCGGTGACGGTCCCGGCGTGCAGGTCTGGCGGTTGCCGTGA
- a CDS encoding ABC transporter permease subunit, translating to MSTPQSTLDGPVSTGAPGDGEPPAGRARRGGDGSHARNYSRGFFVKLAIIALVDALGVLGVMAAWGQSSYGILASMVALLVAANWVYFSKRALPMKYILPGLAFLLVYQVYVVVYTGFVAFTNYGDGHNSTKEQAIEALLIQNERRVEGSQAYPLTVVEVDGELGFAIVTTDGDVQVGTADSPLTTQDDATVTDGRVSEVPGASVLDRNAVLAQQDAVTTLRVPFSDDPEDGSIRTQDARTGYVYTSTLEYDAQADTMTDTTTGTVYTPNDHGQFEAEDGSTLAVGWRVVVGFENFTTAFGDSRYAGPFVKILIWTFAFAVISVASTFLLGLFLAMVFNDTRLRGRKIYRTLLILPYAIPGFLAALVWAGLLNRSYGFINQVFFNGAAIPWLTDPWLAKVSVIGVNLWLGFPYMFLICTGALQSLPTDVLEAAKIDGAGKLRTWRSVILPLLLVSTAPLLISSFAFNFNNFTLIYMLTKGGPRFADASVPLGHTDILISMVYSVSGIDGTAPKNYGLASALSIVIFVIVATISALAFRRTRSLEEIS from the coding sequence ATGTCCACCCCGCAGTCCACGCTCGACGGCCCGGTCAGCACCGGGGCACCCGGCGACGGCGAACCCCCCGCAGGTCGCGCCCGACGCGGCGGTGACGGCTCGCACGCCCGCAACTACTCGCGCGGCTTCTTCGTCAAGCTCGCGATCATCGCCCTTGTCGACGCGCTCGGCGTGCTGGGCGTCATGGCCGCCTGGGGCCAGAGCTCCTACGGCATCCTCGCCTCGATGGTGGCGCTGCTGGTGGCCGCCAACTGGGTGTACTTCTCCAAGCGCGCCCTGCCGATGAAGTACATCCTCCCGGGCCTGGCCTTCCTGCTCGTCTACCAGGTGTACGTGGTCGTCTACACCGGCTTCGTGGCGTTCACCAACTACGGCGACGGCCACAACTCGACCAAGGAGCAGGCCATCGAGGCTCTGCTCATCCAGAACGAACGGCGCGTCGAGGGCTCGCAGGCGTACCCGCTGACCGTCGTCGAGGTCGACGGCGAGCTCGGCTTCGCGATCGTCACCACCGACGGCGACGTCCAGGTCGGCACCGCGGACTCGCCGCTGACCACGCAGGACGACGCCACCGTGACCGACGGCCGGGTCTCCGAGGTACCCGGCGCGAGCGTGCTCGACCGCAACGCCGTGCTGGCCCAGCAGGACGCGGTCACGACGCTGCGGGTGCCGTTCTCCGACGACCCCGAGGACGGATCGATCCGCACGCAGGACGCGCGCACCGGCTACGTCTACACCTCCACGCTCGAGTACGACGCGCAGGCCGACACGATGACGGACACCACGACCGGCACCGTCTACACCCCCAACGACCACGGCCAGTTCGAGGCCGAGGACGGTTCCACGCTCGCCGTCGGGTGGCGCGTCGTGGTCGGGTTCGAGAACTTCACCACCGCGTTCGGCGACAGCCGGTACGCCGGGCCGTTCGTCAAGATCCTGATCTGGACGTTCGCGTTCGCGGTGATCTCCGTGGCCAGCACGTTCCTGCTCGGGCTGTTCCTGGCGATGGTCTTCAACGACACGCGCCTGCGCGGTCGCAAGATCTACCGGACCTTGCTGATCCTGCCGTACGCGATCCCCGGGTTCCTCGCGGCTCTCGTGTGGGCCGGCCTGCTCAACCGCAGCTACGGGTTCATCAACCAGGTGTTCTTCAACGGTGCGGCGATCCCGTGGCTCACCGACCCGTGGCTGGCGAAGGTGTCGGTCATCGGGGTCAACCTCTGGCTCGGCTTCCCCTACATGTTCCTCATCTGCACGGGCGCGCTGCAGTCCCTGCCCACGGACGTGCTCGAGGCCGCCAAGATCGACGGCGCCGGGAAGCTGCGCACGTGGCGCTCGGTGATCCTGCCGCTGCTCCTGGTCTCGACCGCGCCGCTGCTGATCTCCTCGTTCGCGTTCAACTTCAACAACTTCACGCTCATCTACATGCTCACCAAGGGCGGTCCGCGGTTCGCCGACGCGTCGGTGCCGCTGGGGCACACCGACATCCTGATCTCGATGGTCTACTCCGTCTCCGGCATCGACGGGACAGCGCCGAAGAACTACGGGCTGGCCAGCGCCCTGTCGATCGTCATCTTCGTCATCGTCGCCACCATCTCGGCCCTGGCCTTCCGCCGGACCCGCTCGCTCGAGGAGATCAGCTGA
- a CDS encoding sugar ABC transporter permease: MAADTVSASARPVRMQAPQQRMKPGKWFRELGWRHLVGIIGVAYAAFPLVYIVSASLSDKGTLTGSNELFAQVSTANYEHLSTTAFWTWTVNTLVIAVVTGIGTVLMGAAAAYAFSRFRFSGRRTGLTSLLVIQMFPQMLAFVAIFLLLIGLGNVVPVLGLNSKLALICVYLGGALGVNTFLMYGFFNTVPRELDEAAKIDGATHGQIYWTIILRLVSPILAVVALLSFISTFGEFIIARSVLQSESNWTLAVGLYGWVADRLDANWGLFAAGAVISAIPVLVLFLFLQKYIVGGLTAGSVKG; this comes from the coding sequence ATGGCCGCCGACACCGTCTCCGCCAGCGCCCGCCCGGTGCGGATGCAGGCCCCGCAGCAGCGGATGAAGCCCGGCAAGTGGTTCCGCGAGCTCGGCTGGCGCCACCTCGTGGGCATCATCGGCGTCGCGTACGCCGCGTTCCCGCTGGTCTACATCGTGTCCGCGTCGCTGTCCGACAAGGGCACGCTCACCGGCTCGAACGAGCTGTTCGCCCAGGTGAGCACCGCCAACTACGAGCACCTGAGCACGACGGCGTTCTGGACGTGGACCGTCAACACGCTCGTCATCGCCGTGGTCACGGGGATCGGGACCGTGCTCATGGGGGCCGCGGCCGCCTACGCGTTCTCGCGGTTCCGGTTCAGCGGCCGACGCACCGGGCTGACGTCGCTGCTGGTCATCCAGATGTTCCCGCAGATGCTCGCGTTCGTCGCGATCTTCCTGCTGCTCATCGGGCTGGGGAACGTCGTGCCCGTGCTCGGGCTCAACAGCAAGCTGGCCCTGATCTGCGTCTACCTGGGCGGCGCCCTCGGCGTGAACACGTTCCTCATGTACGGGTTCTTCAACACAGTGCCGCGCGAGCTCGACGAGGCCGCCAAGATCGACGGCGCCACGCACGGGCAGATCTACTGGACGATCATCCTGCGGCTCGTCTCGCCGATCCTCGCCGTCGTCGCCCTGCTGTCGTTCATCAGCACGTTCGGCGAGTTCATCATCGCCCGCTCGGTGCTGCAGTCCGAGAGCAACTGGACGCTCGCCGTCGGCCTGTACGGCTGGGTCGCCGACCGGCTCGACGCCAACTGGGGCCTGTTCGCCGCCGGTGCGGTGATCTCCGCGATCCCGGTGCTGGTCCTGTTCCTGTTCCTGCAGAAGTACATCGTCGGTGGGCTGACCGCCGGCTCCGTGAAGGGCTGA
- a CDS encoding sugar ABC transporter substrate-binding protein has protein sequence MRRSIPLVAATLGLALTLAACSGSGDEPAADSTTTAAAADGGSLTIWVDETRQDAVAAAAATFEKETGATVELVLKNFGDIRADFLAQVPTGEGPDITVGAHDWLGELTTNGVVAPIELGDKASEFEPVSIEAFTQDGQVYGLPYAVENIALIRNTALAATAPATWDEAVAAGQAAGSKYPILIQTGVEGDPYTYYPLQTSFGAPVFTQNDDGTYNPELALGGENGNAFATWLQAQGAAGVLSTDITYDIAVDAFAKGESPFIIGGPWMIDSFEGLDLAIDPIPAAGSQPAQPFVGVSGFYVSAQSKNALLANDFLVNYMATEDAQLALYEAGNRPPALIAAADSAAADPITDGFRKVGAAAVPMPSIPEMGSVWAFWGVTEANIISGAAEPVAAWEKMVTDIEGALGS, from the coding sequence ATGCGACGGAGCATCCCCCTTGTCGCTGCGACGCTCGGCCTCGCGCTGACGCTCGCCGCCTGCTCGGGCTCGGGCGACGAGCCCGCGGCCGACTCCACCACCACGGCCGCGGCCGCCGACGGCGGCAGCCTCACCATCTGGGTCGACGAGACCCGTCAGGACGCCGTCGCCGCCGCCGCTGCGACGTTCGAGAAGGAGACCGGCGCGACCGTCGAGCTCGTCCTGAAGAACTTCGGCGACATCCGCGCCGACTTCCTCGCCCAGGTGCCCACGGGCGAGGGCCCCGACATCACCGTCGGCGCGCACGACTGGCTCGGCGAGCTGACCACGAACGGCGTCGTCGCCCCGATCGAGCTCGGCGACAAGGCCTCGGAGTTCGAGCCCGTCTCCATCGAGGCGTTCACCCAGGACGGCCAGGTCTACGGCCTGCCCTACGCCGTGGAGAACATCGCCCTCATCCGCAACACCGCGCTCGCCGCGACCGCGCCCGCCACCTGGGACGAGGCCGTCGCCGCCGGTCAGGCCGCCGGCTCGAAGTACCCGATCCTCATCCAGACCGGTGTCGAGGGTGACCCCTACACCTACTACCCGCTGCAGACCTCGTTCGGCGCCCCCGTGTTCACCCAGAACGACGACGGCACCTACAACCCCGAGCTCGCGCTCGGCGGCGAGAACGGCAACGCGTTCGCCACGTGGCTGCAGGCCCAGGGCGCGGCCGGCGTGCTCAGCACCGACATCACCTACGACATCGCGGTCGACGCGTTCGCCAAGGGTGAGTCGCCGTTCATCATCGGCGGCCCCTGGATGATCGACTCGTTCGAGGGCCTCGACCTGGCCATCGACCCGATCCCGGCCGCCGGCTCGCAGCCCGCCCAGCCGTTCGTGGGCGTCTCCGGCTTCTACGTGAGCGCGCAGAGCAAGAACGCGCTGCTCGCCAACGACTTCCTCGTCAACTACATGGCCACCGAGGACGCCCAGCTGGCGCTCTACGAGGCCGGCAACCGCCCGCCGGCGCTCATCGCGGCCGCGGACTCGGCAGCCGCCGACCCGATCACCGACGGCTTCCGCAAGGTCGGCGCAGCTGCCGTGCCGATGCCCTCGATCCCCGAGATGGGTTCCGTGTGGGCCTTCTGGGGCGTCACCGAGGCCAACATCATCTCCGGCGCGGCCGAGCCCGTCGCCGCCTGGGAGAAGATGGTGACCGACATCGAGGGCGCGCTCGGCTCCTGA
- a CDS encoding LacI family DNA-binding transcriptional regulator yields MRTRLTDLAEQAGVSTATVSRVLNGKHGVSTQARQAVLAALDVLGYERPEKLRTRSAGLVGLVVPELSNPVFPAFAQVIETMLTERGYTPLLCTQSPGGTTEDQYVEMLLEHAVDGIVFVSGLHADSSASKERYHRLRSRGLPIVLVNGYAEGVDAPAVSTDDSAALEQSFRHLLSLGHRSIGLAIGPDRFTPARRKQEAFARLLRSELGIDDPSGHVVSTLFTVEGGQAAALELIDTGHTAIICGSDLMALGAIRAARSRGLSVPGDLSVVGFDDSPLIAFTDPPLTTVRQPVLAMGHAAVSALVAEISGTPASRTELVFHPELIVRGSTGAAPTASAPSPGTTSPTTRAVS; encoded by the coding sequence GTGCGCACCCGACTGACCGATCTGGCCGAGCAGGCAGGCGTCAGCACGGCGACGGTGTCACGGGTCCTCAACGGCAAGCACGGCGTGTCGACCCAAGCCCGGCAGGCCGTCCTGGCCGCGCTCGACGTGCTCGGCTACGAACGACCCGAGAAGCTGCGCACCCGCTCGGCGGGACTGGTCGGGCTCGTCGTCCCCGAGCTGTCCAACCCCGTCTTCCCGGCGTTCGCCCAGGTCATCGAGACGATGCTCACCGAACGCGGGTACACGCCCCTGCTGTGCACGCAGTCGCCCGGCGGCACCACCGAGGACCAGTACGTCGAGATGCTCCTCGAGCACGCCGTCGACGGCATCGTCTTCGTCTCCGGGCTGCACGCCGACTCCTCGGCCAGCAAGGAGCGCTACCACCGGCTGCGCAGCCGCGGCCTGCCGATCGTCCTGGTCAACGGCTACGCCGAGGGCGTCGACGCCCCCGCCGTCTCGACCGACGACTCCGCCGCCCTCGAGCAGTCGTTCCGCCACCTGCTCTCCCTCGGCCACCGCTCGATCGGCCTGGCCATCGGCCCCGACCGGTTCACCCCGGCCCGCCGCAAGCAGGAGGCCTTCGCACGGCTGCTGCGCAGCGAGCTGGGCATCGACGACCCGAGCGGGCACGTCGTCTCCACGCTCTTCACCGTCGAGGGCGGCCAGGCCGCAGCCCTGGAGCTCATCGACACCGGCCACACCGCGATCATCTGCGGCTCGGACCTCATGGCGCTCGGTGCGATCCGTGCGGCACGCTCGCGCGGCCTGTCCGTCCCGGGCGACCTGTCCGTCGTCGGCTTCGACGACTCCCCGCTCATCGCGTTCACCGACCCGCCGCTGACGACCGTGCGCCAGCCCGTCCTCGCGATGGGTCACGCCGCCGTCTCGGCCCTCGTCGCCGAGATCAGCGGAACCCCCGCCTCCCGGACCGAGCTCGTGTTCCACCCCGAGCTCATCGTCCGTGGATCGACCGGGGCGGCACCGACCGCCTCCGCACCGAGCCCGGGGACCACGTCCCCGACCACGCGCGCCGTCTCCTGA
- a CDS encoding carbohydrate kinase family protein gives MPAPALVRTLPGPAPVLVVGPASWNTLVQVEHLPDARPQTLFARGHHDGLGGTSAGKAVTLAALGTDVVLATLLGDDEPSAHVRAALTHPRLRLLAAPAQDGRTERHLNLMADDGSRVSVYLELPRPADGPAEPCATDPARPVSDVVRPEVLAALERASVAVVDLADHARPVLAAARAAGVPVWCDVHDDDGWAPYPRPFADAADVLLVSDVHLDDPAAYLRARVDGGSALAVCTRGASGALALDADGWIEVPAAPAPEVVDTNGAGDAFLAGLLHAQLSGAGTLRSLALAAAVGALAVGTRELGAPHATSAEADRIARTLAVRRV, from the coding sequence GTGCCCGCACCCGCCCTGGTGCGGACGCTCCCGGGCCCGGCGCCCGTGCTCGTGGTCGGCCCGGCGTCCTGGAACACGCTCGTGCAGGTCGAGCACCTGCCCGACGCCCGTCCGCAGACGCTCTTCGCACGCGGGCACCACGACGGCCTCGGCGGCACCTCCGCCGGGAAGGCCGTCACGCTCGCCGCCCTGGGCACCGACGTCGTCCTGGCCACGCTGCTCGGGGACGACGAGCCCAGCGCGCACGTGCGCGCGGCGCTGACCCACCCGCGGCTGCGGCTGCTCGCCGCACCGGCGCAGGACGGCCGCACCGAACGGCACCTCAACCTCATGGCCGACGACGGCAGCCGGGTCTCCGTCTACCTCGAGCTGCCCCGGCCCGCCGACGGCCCCGCCGAGCCGTGCGCCACGGATCCGGCTCGCCCGGTGTCGGACGTCGTCCGTCCCGAGGTGCTCGCCGCGCTCGAGCGGGCATCGGTCGCGGTCGTGGACCTGGCCGACCACGCACGCCCGGTCCTCGCCGCCGCACGTGCCGCAGGCGTCCCGGTGTGGTGCGACGTGCACGACGACGACGGCTGGGCACCCTACCCGCGCCCGTTCGCCGACGCCGCCGACGTGCTGCTGGTCAGCGACGTGCACCTCGACGACCCTGCCGCCTACCTGCGTGCACGGGTCGACGGCGGCAGCGCGCTCGCGGTGTGCACCCGCGGAGCCTCGGGGGCGCTGGCGCTCGACGCGGACGGCTGGATCGAGGTGCCTGCCGCACCTGCGCCCGAGGTCGTCGACACGAACGGCGCCGGCGACGCCTTCCTGGCCGGGCTGCTGCACGCGCAGCTGTCCGGGGCCGGCACGCTCCGCTCGCTCGCCCTGGCGGCGGCCGTCGGTGCGCTGGCCGTGGGCACGCGCGAGCTCGGCGCCCCGCACGCCACGTCCGCCGAGGCCGACCGGATCGCCCGGACGCTCGCGGTCCGACGGGTCTGA